Proteins encoded by one window of Gemmatimonadaceae bacterium:
- a CDS encoding type III pantothenate kinase has protein sequence MLLVFDVGNTETTIGLCDGEAVVRRWRVTTDTSRTPDEVYLLLRSLLQSSDIREASVSGAAIGSVVPAVTQPMAEACLRLVGKPAVVVDARSPLPITLDVDEPLTVGADRIINTLAASRIHCCDCIVVDLGTATTFDCITGDGKFIGGVISPGVQVSAESLFRKTAKLTATELVPPVHVIGRRTEECIRSGVVLGAADAIDGIVRRIKAEWPGGQEPLVIATGGLAAAFKPLCEELDLLEPDLTLKGLAMAHALLP, from the coding sequence ATGCTGCTCGTTTTCGACGTAGGCAATACCGAGACCACCATCGGACTTTGCGATGGCGAGGCCGTGGTGCGGCGTTGGCGCGTGACCACCGACACCAGCCGGACGCCCGACGAGGTCTACCTGCTGCTGCGATCGTTGCTGCAGTCGTCCGACATCCGCGAGGCGTCAGTCAGCGGGGCGGCGATTGGATCGGTGGTTCCCGCGGTGACGCAGCCGATGGCCGAGGCCTGCCTGCGACTGGTCGGGAAGCCCGCCGTGGTGGTGGATGCGCGGTCCCCGCTTCCCATCACGCTCGACGTGGACGAGCCCCTGACGGTCGGAGCCGACCGCATCATCAACACCCTCGCCGCGAGCCGCATTCACTGCTGCGACTGCATTGTGGTGGACCTCGGCACGGCCACGACGTTCGACTGCATCACCGGCGACGGGAAGTTCATCGGCGGAGTCATCTCGCCCGGCGTGCAGGTCTCGGCGGAATCGCTCTTCCGCAAGACGGCCAAGCTCACCGCGACCGAACTCGTTCCACCGGTGCACGTGATCGGCCGGCGGACGGAGGAGTGCATTCGCTCGGGCGTGGTGCTGGGCGCGGCCGATGCGATCGACGGCATCGTCCGTCGGATCAAGGCCGAGTGGCCCGGTGGGCAGGAACCGCTGGTGATCGCCACGGGCGGGTTGGCGGCGGCTTTCAAGCCGCTGTGCGAGGAACTCGACCTGCTCGAGCCGGACCTGACCTTGAAGGGGCTGGCCATGGCGCACGCACTGTTGCCGTAG
- the groES gene encoding co-chaperone GroES, giving the protein MAAKTPGSKVAPLADRVVIKAIEEAETMRGGLYIPDTAKEKPQQGEIIAVGPGRYEDGKLIPMGVKVGDKVLYGKYSGTEVTVDGENYLILRESDVLAVIN; this is encoded by the coding sequence ATGGCAGCCAAGACCCCAGGGTCGAAGGTCGCGCCGCTCGCCGATCGCGTCGTCATCAAGGCGATCGAGGAAGCCGAGACGATGCGCGGTGGCCTGTACATCCCGGATACCGCCAAGGAGAAGCCGCAGCAGGGCGAGATCATCGCCGTGGGCCCGGGCCGGTACGAGGACGGCAAGCTCATCCCGATGGGCGTGAAGGTCGGCGACAAGGTCCTGTACGGGAAGTACAGCGGCACCGAGGTGACGGTCGATGGTGAGAACTACCTGATCCTGCGCGAGTCGGACGTCCTCGCGGTCATCAACTAA
- a CDS encoding roadblock/LC7 domain-containing protein codes for MPTIRDLVAAIREREGVQAAIVLGRDGLVIDGQGVPAVDTENVAAHVPPVLIAAEEMGHASTQGGLQTAVLEYERGVAIVSALSPDAVLLVLALPTVNLAQLLYELRRNRANIASLV; via the coding sequence ATGCCGACCATTCGCGACCTCGTGGCTGCGATTCGGGAGCGGGAGGGGGTGCAGGCGGCCATCGTGCTCGGCCGCGACGGCCTCGTGATCGACGGTCAGGGCGTGCCCGCCGTCGACACCGAGAATGTGGCCGCCCACGTCCCCCCGGTGCTGATCGCCGCCGAAGAAATGGGGCACGCCAGCACCCAGGGCGGCCTGCAGACCGCCGTCCTGGAGTACGAACGCGGCGTCGCCATCGTCTCGGCCCTGTCGCCGGATGCCGTGCTCCTGGTGCTGGCGCTCCCGACGGTGAACCTCGCCCAGTTGCTCTACGAGCTGCGGCGCAACCGCGCGAACATCGCGTCCCTCGTCTGA
- a CDS encoding glycosyltransferase family 4 protein produces MPYPRALQRVALLGNHLPRQCGIATFTTDLAGAIVGAFPALDTLVVAMNDGGVRHAYPAAVRFEVEQDDVASYRRAVDFLNVSNVDAVSLQHEFGIFGGKAGALLLPLLAELRMPIVTTLHTILARPDAAQRRVMDEIVRHSERLVVMSGHGATLLHDVYGVDPARVDQIPHGIPEVMFATGDKDRLGVAGKQVILTFGLLSPDKGIEHVIDALPAILARHPDVVYIVLGATHPHVLSQAGESYRLMLEARAQTLGVDGSIIFHNRFVSQDELGEFLTAADLYVTPYHNLEQSTSGTLAYAVGAGKAVISTPYRYATELLGEGRGLLVPPRDAASIARAVISLFGDDVRMTALRENAANYGRAMSWPAVAQRHVASLEHAVASHAHRRRTVFRARTLAERPPSLPALQLDHLQCLTDDTGVLQHASFVVPRYADGYCLDDNARALLLMVRLEETGQADRSLVRALASRYLAFVDNAFDQPSGRFRNFMSYARIWGERVGSEDSQGRGLWALGAVVGRAPDPGRRSLSGDLFHKALPAMAGLASPRAWAYALLGIDEYLRAFGGDRVVQAMRALLVNRLVDIRARAGSQEWPWFEESLTYANARLPQALMLSGAAMGRADLVATGVQSLEWLAKLQHTPDGYFSPIGSNGFYVRGAARARFDQQPVEACGMVSASLDALRVTGDVRWLSEAHAAFGWFTGQNHLQLAVHDVSSGGCRDGLHAERLNENQGAESTLSFLSALCDMRAAAHAEPV; encoded by the coding sequence GTGCCGTACCCGCGGGCGCTCCAGCGCGTCGCCCTGCTGGGCAACCACCTGCCGCGGCAGTGCGGCATCGCCACCTTCACGACCGACCTCGCCGGCGCGATCGTCGGCGCCTTTCCGGCGCTCGACACGCTGGTCGTCGCGATGAACGACGGCGGTGTGCGGCATGCCTACCCGGCAGCCGTGCGCTTCGAGGTGGAGCAGGACGACGTCGCCTCGTATCGGCGCGCCGTGGATTTCCTGAATGTCTCCAACGTGGACGCCGTCTCGCTGCAGCACGAGTTCGGGATCTTCGGGGGCAAGGCGGGCGCGCTCCTCCTCCCGCTCCTCGCCGAGTTGCGCATGCCGATCGTCACCACGCTGCATACGATCCTCGCGCGCCCCGATGCCGCCCAGCGGCGCGTGATGGACGAAATCGTCCGGCACTCCGAACGGCTGGTCGTGATGAGCGGGCACGGCGCCACGCTGTTGCACGACGTCTACGGCGTGGATCCGGCGCGGGTGGACCAGATCCCGCACGGGATTCCCGAGGTGATGTTCGCGACCGGCGACAAGGACCGCCTGGGCGTGGCGGGGAAGCAGGTGATCCTCACGTTCGGCCTGCTCTCTCCCGACAAGGGGATCGAGCACGTCATCGACGCGCTGCCGGCGATCCTCGCGCGACATCCCGACGTCGTCTACATCGTGCTCGGTGCCACGCATCCGCACGTGCTGTCGCAGGCGGGCGAGTCGTACCGCCTCATGCTCGAGGCCCGCGCGCAGACGCTGGGCGTGGACGGCAGCATCATCTTCCACAACCGCTTCGTCAGCCAGGACGAGCTGGGGGAATTCCTCACCGCCGCCGACCTGTACGTCACGCCCTATCACAACCTCGAGCAGAGCACCTCCGGGACGCTGGCGTACGCGGTGGGGGCGGGGAAGGCGGTCATCTCGACGCCGTATCGCTACGCCACGGAACTGCTCGGCGAGGGACGCGGGCTGCTCGTGCCGCCGCGCGACGCCGCCTCCATCGCGCGGGCGGTCATCAGCCTGTTCGGTGACGACGTGCGCATGACCGCGCTGCGCGAGAATGCCGCGAACTACGGGCGCGCGATGTCGTGGCCCGCGGTGGCGCAGCGGCACGTGGCGTCGCTCGAGCACGCCGTGGCGAGCCACGCGCATCGCCGGCGCACGGTCTTCCGCGCGCGTACGCTCGCCGAGCGGCCGCCGTCGCTGCCGGCGCTCCAACTCGACCATCTCCAGTGCCTCACCGACGATACGGGAGTGCTGCAGCATGCCTCCTTCGTCGTCCCCCGCTACGCCGACGGCTACTGTCTCGACGACAACGCCCGGGCGCTGCTGCTGATGGTGCGGCTCGAGGAGACGGGGCAGGCCGACCGGAGCCTCGTGCGCGCCCTGGCGTCGCGATACCTCGCCTTCGTCGACAACGCGTTCGACCAGCCGTCCGGGCGGTTCCGCAATTTCATGTCGTACGCCCGCATCTGGGGCGAGCGCGTCGGGTCGGAGGACAGCCAGGGGCGCGGCCTCTGGGCCCTCGGCGCGGTTGTCGGGCGCGCGCCCGATCCGGGACGGCGCAGCCTGAGCGGTGACCTGTTCCATAAGGCGCTCCCGGCCATGGCCGGCCTCGCGAGCCCGCGGGCGTGGGCCTACGCCCTGCTCGGGATTGACGAGTACCTGCGTGCCTTCGGGGGCGACCGCGTCGTGCAGGCGATGCGCGCGCTCCTCGTGAATCGACTGGTCGACATCCGCGCGCGCGCCGGCTCGCAGGAGTGGCCCTGGTTCGAGGAGTCGCTGACGTACGCCAACGCCCGGCTGCCGCAGGCCCTCATGCTGTCGGGGGCCGCGATGGGCCGCGCCGACCTGGTCGCCACCGGCGTGCAGTCGTTGGAGTGGCTGGCGAAGCTGCAGCACACGCCCGATGGCTACTTCTCACCCATCGGCTCGAATGGCTTCTACGTGCGAGGCGCGGCGCGCGCGCGCTTCGACCAGCAGCCCGTGGAAGCGTGCGGCATGGTCTCGGCGTCGCTGGATGCGCTGCGCGTCACCGGCGACGTACGCTGGCTGAGCGAGGCGCACGCGGCCTTCGGCTGGTTCACTGGGCAGAATCATCTCCAGCTGGCCGTCCACGATGTCTCCAGCGGCGGCTGCCGCGACGGACTGCACGCCGAACGCCTGAACGAGAACCAGGGGGCCGAATCGACGCTCAGCTTCCTGAGCGCCCTCTGCGACATGCGCGCCGCGGCGCACGCGGAGCCGGTTTGA
- a CDS encoding undecaprenyl-diphosphate phosphatase — protein sequence MHDLTLWQAAVMGTLQGLAEFLPISSSAHLSLTPWAFGWNEPGLAFDVALHVGTLVALVAYFWSEWIALARAGVNVVTTWKVETIAEHRVVFIVVATIPAAIFGLLLEDYAETVFRAPTLTATMLIIMGALLWWADHSAPAERTLAAMTWKQALLIGIAQVFALIPGVSRSGSTMTAARALKFDRQSAAVFSFLMSMPVIAAAAVLKVPKLLSAGADLTVLVGIAAAAVSSWLAIAVLLRFIQRNGFAVFAIYRFVLGAAIYALAYARG from the coding sequence ATGCATGATCTGACCCTCTGGCAGGCGGCGGTGATGGGCACCCTCCAGGGCCTCGCCGAATTTCTCCCGATCAGCAGCTCGGCCCACCTGTCGCTCACGCCGTGGGCGTTCGGCTGGAACGAACCGGGGCTCGCCTTCGACGTGGCGCTCCACGTCGGGACGCTCGTCGCCCTGGTGGCCTACTTCTGGTCGGAGTGGATTGCGCTGGCGCGCGCCGGGGTGAACGTGGTCACCACCTGGAAGGTCGAGACGATCGCCGAGCATCGGGTCGTCTTCATCGTCGTCGCGACGATCCCTGCGGCCATCTTCGGGCTGCTGCTCGAGGATTATGCCGAGACGGTCTTTCGGGCGCCGACGCTTACGGCCACCATGCTCATCATCATGGGCGCGCTCCTGTGGTGGGCCGACCACAGCGCACCCGCCGAGCGAACGCTGGCCGCGATGACGTGGAAGCAGGCCCTGCTCATCGGCATTGCGCAGGTCTTTGCGCTCATTCCCGGGGTCTCCCGTTCCGGCTCGACGATGACGGCGGCGCGCGCGCTGAAGTTCGACCGTCAGTCGGCCGCCGTCTTCAGCTTCCTGATGTCGATGCCGGTCATTGCCGCGGCAGCCGTGCTGAAGGTGCCCAAGCTGCTCAGCGCCGGGGCGGACCTGACGGTGCTCGTCGGCATCGCCGCGGCGGCCGTCAGCAGCTGGCTGGCCATCGCCGTGCTGCTGCGCTTCATCCAGCGCAACGGGTTTGCCGTCTTCGCCATCTATCGATTCGTGCTCGGCGCGGCCATCTACGCCCTCGCCTACGCCCGTGGGTGA
- a CDS encoding MBL fold metallo-hydrolase yields MRFCTLASGSKANATLVEVGETRLLVDNGLGPRILAKRLADAGVAPQSVSAIVVTHEHIDHVKGIAQAVAKWGWPVFATRGTLTGVRDVPPDRLHALAYGRPRTVGDCTVELVRVPHDAAQPAAVVITATRSGARLGVATDLGHVPDELAVAFARLDYLVFESNHDEEMLRNGPYPPFLQERIACDTGHLSNRQTGDLLQRVVHKGLRQVLLAHLSQKNNLPAVALRAAKDALRKTVFRGALACAAQDEVTLPGGGQSQYELGL; encoded by the coding sequence TTGAGATTCTGCACGCTGGCCAGCGGGAGCAAGGCGAACGCGACGCTGGTGGAAGTGGGCGAGACGCGACTGCTCGTGGACAACGGGCTCGGCCCTCGCATCCTTGCGAAGCGGCTCGCCGACGCCGGCGTCGCGCCGCAATCCGTCAGCGCGATCGTGGTCACCCACGAACACATCGACCACGTGAAGGGGATCGCGCAGGCCGTGGCCAAGTGGGGCTGGCCCGTCTTCGCGACGCGCGGGACGCTCACTGGCGTTCGCGACGTGCCGCCGGACCGGCTGCATGCCCTGGCGTACGGCAGGCCGAGGACCGTCGGCGACTGCACCGTGGAACTGGTGCGCGTGCCGCACGACGCGGCGCAGCCGGCGGCGGTGGTGATCACGGCGACGCGCTCGGGCGCACGCCTCGGCGTCGCGACGGACCTTGGCCACGTGCCGGATGAACTCGCCGTCGCCTTCGCGCGGCTCGACTACCTGGTCTTCGAGAGCAATCACGACGAGGAGATGCTGCGCAACGGGCCGTATCCGCCGTTCCTGCAGGAACGGATTGCATGTGACACGGGGCACTTGAGCAACCGGCAGACGGGCGACCTGCTCCAGCGCGTGGTGCACAAGGGGCTGCGGCAGGTGCTGCTCGCGCATCTCAGCCAGAAGAACAACCTGCCGGCGGTGGCGCTGCGCGCGGCGAAAGACGCGCTCAGGAAGACCGTGTTCAGGGGCGCGTTGGCGTGCGCGGCACAGGATGAGGTGACGCTGCCGGGAGGGGGGCAGTCGCAGTACGAACTCGGGCTTTAG
- a CDS encoding sugar phosphate nucleotidyltransferase translates to MSAPTWVVILAGGVGSRFWPLSTSEQPKQFLPLITDRPMLRDTLDRLAPVAPAERTMVLTNAELADGVRAIAPELPAAHVLAEPRPAGTAAALAWAASRIAKLAGPDAVMLSVHADWAIGDVPRFRETLTFAAAEAVRTQGLVTVGIVPTHADTGLGYIEVGEPTAGAAHRVARFAEKPGLPRAEALVKAGALWNSGIFAWPVGVFLDELAAHCPPVAQPLAAAGDDASAFFGGVKDPIAVDIGVLERSAKVFVLPGRFGWNDVGNWSALRGVHRQDADGNVAHGRVHLRESSGNVVYAAGADVVLFGVQDLVVVEHHGVVLVTTEEKARNLKPLLESLPDALRNHR, encoded by the coding sequence ATGAGCGCGCCGACGTGGGTGGTGATTCTCGCCGGTGGCGTCGGATCGCGTTTCTGGCCGCTCAGCACATCCGAGCAGCCGAAGCAGTTCCTCCCGCTCATCACCGACCGGCCGATGCTGCGCGACACGCTCGACCGGCTGGCCCCCGTGGCCCCCGCCGAGCGCACCATGGTGCTGACCAACGCCGAGCTGGCCGACGGCGTGCGCGCCATCGCGCCGGAATTGCCGGCGGCGCACGTGCTCGCGGAGCCCCGCCCCGCCGGCACCGCGGCCGCGCTGGCGTGGGCGGCATCGCGCATCGCGAAACTGGCCGGCCCGGACGCCGTCATGCTCTCGGTGCATGCCGACTGGGCCATCGGCGACGTGCCGCGGTTTCGCGAGACGCTGACCTTCGCCGCCGCCGAGGCGGTGCGCACGCAGGGACTGGTCACGGTGGGAATCGTGCCGACGCACGCCGACACGGGGCTCGGGTACATCGAGGTCGGCGAGCCCACGGCCGGCGCGGCGCACCGGGTGGCGCGCTTCGCCGAGAAACCCGGCCTGCCGCGCGCCGAAGCGCTGGTGAAGGCGGGCGCGCTGTGGAACTCTGGCATCTTCGCGTGGCCGGTGGGGGTCTTCCTCGACGAACTCGCCGCGCACTGTCCACCCGTGGCGCAGCCATTGGCCGCGGCGGGGGACGACGCGTCCGCCTTCTTTGGCGGGGTGAAGGATCCCATCGCGGTGGACATCGGCGTGCTGGAGCGGAGCGCGAAAGTCTTCGTGCTGCCCGGACGATTTGGGTGGAACGACGTGGGCAACTGGTCGGCGCTGCGCGGCGTGCACCGGCAGGACGCCGACGGCAACGTGGCGCACGGTCGCGTCCACCTGCGCGAATCGTCGGGAAATGTCGTGTACGCCGCCGGCGCCGACGTCGTGCTGTTTGGCGTGCAGGATCTCGTCGTCGTGGAGCACCACGGCGTGGTGCTCGTCACCACCGAGGAGAAGGCGCGCAACCTCAAGCCGCTCCTCGAGTCGCTGCCGGACGCGCTGCGGAACCACCGTTGA
- a CDS encoding response regulator — MTCHVLVADDEPHIGRIVKTKLEQGPFQVTLVFDGTEALAALAAHPDIRLVLLDLMMPNLTGLEVLARMRSDARWSALPCVILTAAGQDQRYDEAMRLGASDFITKPFSPKRLYARVMELTGMDDGADAPTVGA; from the coding sequence ATGACGTGCCACGTGCTCGTGGCCGACGACGAACCGCACATCGGCCGCATCGTCAAGACGAAGCTCGAGCAGGGTCCCTTTCAGGTGACGCTCGTCTTCGACGGCACCGAGGCGCTGGCCGCGCTGGCCGCGCACCCCGACATCCGCCTCGTGCTGCTCGACCTCATGATGCCCAACCTCACGGGGCTCGAAGTTCTTGCGCGCATGCGCAGCGACGCGCGCTGGTCCGCCCTCCCCTGCGTGATTCTCACGGCCGCCGGGCAGGACCAGCGCTATGACGAGGCGATGCGCCTGGGCGCGTCCGACTTCATCACCAAGCCGTTCAGCCCAAAGCGGCTGTACGCCCGCGTCATGGAATTGACCGGCATGGATGACGGCGCCGACGCGCCGACGGTGGGCGCATGA
- a CDS encoding biotin--[acetyl-CoA-carboxylase] ligase translates to MGDAVVDGLDGPALAGRFGLPACEVHARVESTMDVAHAAADRGAPAGTLIIADEQSTGRGRGGRRWSSRPGDGLWMTLIERPRSPQGLEVLSLRIGLHLAEALDSLAGEPVRLKWPNDLHLAGGKLAGILIEARWRDQRVEWVAIGVGLNVLPAADVPLSAGLAPGTTRLQALAAAVPAMRAAAAVEHSLTAEELARYRRRDLGVGRRIIEPAVGVVVGVGATGDLIVDTAAGSVSCRAGSLVFAEDR, encoded by the coding sequence GTGGGTGATGCGGTCGTCGATGGACTGGACGGTCCGGCGCTCGCTGGGCGGTTCGGCCTTCCCGCCTGCGAGGTGCACGCGCGCGTCGAGTCCACGATGGACGTCGCGCACGCCGCCGCCGACCGCGGGGCACCGGCCGGCACGCTGATCATTGCCGACGAGCAGTCGACGGGGCGGGGACGCGGTGGACGACGCTGGTCGTCACGCCCCGGCGACGGCCTCTGGATGACGCTGATCGAGCGGCCGCGCTCGCCGCAGGGGCTCGAAGTGCTCTCGCTGCGCATCGGCCTGCATCTCGCCGAGGCGCTCGATTCCCTCGCCGGAGAGCCGGTGCGCCTGAAGTGGCCCAACGACCTGCACCTCGCGGGCGGCAAGCTGGCCGGCATCCTCATCGAGGCGCGTTGGCGCGACCAGCGCGTCGAGTGGGTGGCCATCGGGGTCGGACTGAATGTGCTGCCGGCGGCCGACGTGCCGCTCTCCGCCGGACTCGCGCCGGGGACAACGCGGCTGCAGGCGCTCGCCGCGGCCGTCCCCGCCATGCGCGCCGCCGCGGCCGTCGAGCATTCGCTGACCGCGGAGGAACTGGCGCGCTATCGCCGCCGCGACCTGGGTGTGGGGCGGCGGATCATTGAGCCCGCCGTTGGGGTTGTGGTGGGTGTCGGCGCGACGGGAGATTTGATCGTGGATACCGCGGCTGGGTCCGTCTCGTGCCGCGCCGGTTCGCTCGTCTTCGCGGAGGATCGCTGA
- the groL gene encoding chaperonin GroEL (60 kDa chaperone family; promotes refolding of misfolded polypeptides especially under stressful conditions; forms two stacked rings of heptamers to form a barrel-shaped 14mer; ends can be capped by GroES; misfolded proteins enter the barrel where they are refolded when GroES binds): MAAKELHFNVDARAALKRGVDQLAEAVKVTLGPKGRNVVIEKKFGAPTVTKDGVTVAKEVELSDPIENLGAQMVKEVATKTSDNAGDGTTTATVLAQAIFREGLKNVTAGANPMAIKRGIDKAVTAITEELKKISVPTAGKKEIAQVGSISANNDKEIGDLIAEAMEKVGKDGVITVEEAKGLETTLETVDGMQFDRGYLSPYFITDPDKMEAALEDAYILIHDKKISSMKDLLPVLEKVAQTGKPLLIIAEDIEGEALATLVVNKLRGTLKVAAVKAPGFGDRRKAMLEDIAVLTKGNVISEEVGFKLENAVLADMGRAKRLVIDKDNTTIIDGYGDEDKIKGRIKEIEVAIDKSTSDYDKEKLQERKAKLAGGVAVINVGAATEAEMKEKKARVEDALHATRAAVEEGIVPGGGVALIRSQAALKGVKLDADEQIGVDIVRRAIEEPLRMIVYNAGGEGSIVVEKVRASKDKNFGYNALTDTYEDLVVAGVIDPTKVTRTALQNAASIASLLLTTEALIVEKKEDKPAMPAAPGGGMGGMY; encoded by the coding sequence ATGGCAGCGAAGGAACTGCATTTCAACGTTGATGCGCGCGCGGCGCTCAAGCGCGGCGTCGACCAGCTGGCGGAAGCGGTGAAGGTCACGCTTGGCCCGAAGGGCCGGAACGTCGTGATCGAGAAGAAGTTCGGCGCCCCCACGGTCACCAAGGACGGCGTGACGGTGGCCAAGGAAGTCGAGCTCAGCGATCCGATCGAGAACCTCGGCGCCCAGATGGTGAAGGAAGTCGCCACCAAGACGTCGGACAACGCCGGCGACGGCACGACGACGGCGACGGTGCTCGCCCAGGCGATCTTCCGCGAAGGCCTCAAGAACGTGACGGCCGGCGCGAACCCGATGGCGATCAAGCGCGGCATCGACAAGGCCGTGACGGCCATCACCGAGGAGCTCAAGAAGATCTCGGTGCCGACGGCCGGCAAGAAGGAGATCGCGCAGGTCGGTTCGATCTCGGCCAACAACGACAAGGAAATCGGCGACCTCATCGCCGAGGCGATGGAGAAGGTGGGCAAGGACGGCGTGATCACGGTCGAGGAGGCCAAGGGCCTCGAGACCACGCTGGAGACGGTGGACGGCATGCAGTTCGACCGCGGCTACCTCTCGCCCTACTTCATCACCGATCCGGACAAGATGGAGGCCGCGCTCGAGGACGCCTACATCCTGATCCACGACAAGAAGATCTCGTCGATGAAGGACCTGCTTCCGGTGCTCGAGAAGGTCGCGCAGACCGGCAAGCCGCTCCTGATCATCGCCGAGGACATCGAGGGCGAGGCGCTGGCCACGCTCGTCGTGAACAAGCTGCGTGGCACGCTGAAGGTCGCCGCCGTCAAGGCGCCGGGCTTCGGTGACCGCCGCAAGGCGATGCTCGAGGACATCGCGGTCCTCACCAAGGGCAACGTCATCAGCGAGGAAGTCGGCTTCAAGCTCGAGAACGCCGTGCTGGCCGACATGGGCCGCGCCAAGCGCCTGGTGATCGACAAGGACAACACGACGATCATCGACGGCTACGGCGACGAGGACAAGATCAAGGGGCGCATCAAGGAGATCGAGGTCGCCATCGACAAGTCGACGAGCGACTACGACAAGGAGAAGCTCCAGGAGCGCAAGGCGAAGCTCGCCGGCGGCGTGGCGGTGATCAACGTCGGCGCCGCGACCGAGGCCGAGATGAAGGAGAAGAAGGCCCGCGTCGAGGACGCGCTGCACGCCACGCGCGCCGCGGTGGAGGAAGGCATCGTCCCGGGCGGCGGCGTCGCGCTCATCCGCTCGCAGGCCGCGCTCAAGGGCGTCAAGCTCGACGCGGACGAGCAGATTGGCGTCGACATCGTGCGCCGCGCCATCGAGGAGCCGCTCCGCATGATCGTCTACAATGCGGGTGGCGAAGGCTCGATCGTGGTGGAGAAGGTCCGCGCGTCGAAGGACAAGAACTTCGGCTACAACGCGCTGACCGACACGTACGAGGACCTCGTGGTCGCCGGCGTCATCGACCCGACCAAGGTGACGCGCACGGCGCTGCAGAACGCCGCGTCCATCGCCTCGCTCCTCCTCACCACGGAAGCGCTCATCGTGGAGAAGAAGGAAGACAAGCCCGCCATGCCGGCCGCGCCGGGTGGTGGAATGGGCGGGATGTACTAG
- the serS gene encoding serine--tRNA ligase, whose translation MHDIRMVREQAAALRDGMRRRLMLDQLEPVIARLERLDRERRQAIQLVEEKKAARNAASQDVGRKKKAGEDTAELQAQTRALGEEIARLEASLAETEAAIQQGLYEVPNVTLPEVPAGDETHNTVVRSWGTPRATDGVKPHWEVGEALRLLDLPRGAKISGSGFIVFRGAGARLVRSLMSFMLDLHTREHGYEELWVPVVVNRAAMTGTGQLPKFEEDMYALTGDQGFLIPTAEVPVTNLYGGEILDASQLPMAFTAYSPCFRREAGAAGKDTRGLLRVHEFDKVELVRYCRPEDGAAQLELLTGHAEQVLQRLGLPYRVVLLAAGDTGFSSAKTYDLEVFAPGVGKWLEVSSCSVFTDYQARRANIRFRAAPGEKPQHVYTLNGSALAFPRVIAALLEHYQQPDGSVLIPEALRPYAGADVLR comes from the coding sequence ATGCACGACATCCGGATGGTGCGTGAGCAGGCGGCCGCGCTGCGCGACGGCATGCGCCGCCGCCTCATGCTCGACCAGCTCGAACCGGTGATTGCGCGCCTCGAGAGGCTCGACCGGGAGCGCCGCCAGGCGATCCAGCTGGTCGAGGAGAAGAAGGCCGCCCGCAACGCGGCGAGCCAGGACGTCGGGCGCAAGAAGAAGGCGGGCGAGGACACGGCCGAGTTGCAGGCGCAGACGCGCGCGCTCGGCGAGGAGATCGCGCGCCTGGAGGCCTCGCTCGCCGAGACGGAGGCCGCCATCCAGCAGGGGCTCTACGAGGTCCCGAACGTCACCCTTCCGGAAGTCCCCGCTGGGGATGAGACGCACAACACGGTGGTGCGCAGCTGGGGCACGCCCCGTGCGACCGACGGGGTGAAGCCGCATTGGGAGGTGGGCGAGGCGCTCAGGCTGCTCGACCTGCCGCGCGGCGCCAAGATCAGCGGCTCGGGCTTCATCGTCTTCCGCGGGGCGGGCGCGCGGCTCGTGCGCTCCCTGATGAGCTTCATGCTCGACCTGCACACGCGCGAGCACGGCTACGAGGAGCTGTGGGTGCCCGTGGTCGTGAACCGCGCGGCGATGACGGGGACGGGCCAGCTGCCGAAGTTCGAGGAGGACATGTACGCCCTCACCGGCGATCAGGGTTTCCTCATTCCCACCGCCGAGGTGCCGGTCACCAACCTCTATGGCGGGGAGATTCTCGACGCGTCGCAGCTTCCGATGGCGTTCACGGCGTACAGCCCGTGCTTCCGTCGCGAGGCGGGCGCGGCCGGCAAGGACACCCGCGGCCTCTTGCGCGTGCACGAGTTCGACAAGGTGGAACTCGTGCGCTACTGCCGCCCGGAGGATGGCGCCGCGCAGCTCGAACTGCTCACGGGGCACGCCGAGCAGGTGCTGCAGCGGCTCGGGCTCCCGTATCGCGTGGTGCTGCTCGCCGCGGGCGACACCGGCTTCAGCAGCGCCAAGACCTACGATCTCGAGGTTTTCGCGCCGGGCGTGGGCAAGTGGCTCGAGGTCTCGTCGTGCTCCGTCTTCACGGATTATCAGGCGCGCCGCGCGAATATCCGTTTCCGCGCCGCCCCGGGCGAGAAGCCGCAGCACGTCTACACCCTGAACGGCTCGGCGCTCGCCTTCCCGCGCGTCATCGCGGCGCTCCTCGAGCACTATCAGCAGCCGGACGGTTCGGTGCTCATCCCCGAGGCGCTGCGACCGTACGCCGGCGCCGACGTGCTGCGGTAG